A window of the Nitrosopumilus ureiphilus genome harbors these coding sequences:
- the hisI gene encoding phosphoribosyl-AMP cyclohydrolase produces the protein MKKSIDDIDFEKSGGLVPVIVQDANTKDVLTLAYANKESLELAKKTGNSWFWSRSRNKLWMKGEESGNTQKIKQILVDCDSDAIIYLVDPSGPACHLGEKVCFHNSL, from the coding sequence ATGAAAAAATCTATTGATGATATTGATTTTGAGAAAAGCGGAGGCTTGGTTCCAGTAATAGTTCAAGATGCAAATACAAAAGATGTCCTGACTCTAGCATATGCAAACAAAGAATCTTTAGAATTGGCAAAAAAAACTGGTAACTCTTGGTTTTGGAGTCGCTCTCGAAACAAACTCTGGATGAAAGGCGAAGAATCAGGAAATACTCAAAAGATTAAACAAATTTTAGTTGACTGTGATTCTGATGCTATAATTTATCTTGTAGACCCTTCAGGCCCCGCGTGTCACTTGGGTGAAAAAGTTTGTTTTCATAATTCATTATAA
- a CDS encoding RNA-guided endonuclease InsQ/TnpB family protein: protein MKAIKSIKQNVPQNHDLDSMMETFRKMVNHCIRIGLENNCSTLKRLSMLSYHELSRYDILSSYKLNAISQACGRLSQMKQSIKRGRKTKSPFVRKQYLTNCYGIKINGSLLSIPFKYHQSVNILLNNHTLKILSDPTMTVHSFSLTTLNISLYISKEIEEIECTKIVGIDRNLRNVTCGNDSLVTFYKTNKLLSIKQNTIHARAGFKRNDHRKKRQYYKNLQQRLQNRTRQFIHKISKDIVNHAVKTKSAIAFEDLKGIRKLYRKGNGQGNKYRRKLNGWQFYELQRQMEYKALWIEIPVVFVDLKRTSKLCPICGKRIQEDRQNRRKLLCTNCGKSMDKDVVASMNIAHKAWSRFNHARGDTGEATSELFSRMMEPKSLNYDGVEIQIVDVSKSRSP from the coding sequence TTGAAGGCAATCAAGTCAATAAAACAGAATGTTCCACAAAACCATGATTTAGATTCCATGATGGAAACATTCCGTAAAATGGTAAACCATTGTATCAGAATTGGATTAGAAAACAACTGCTCTACACTGAAAAGACTTTCCATGTTATCATACCATGAGCTATCCAGATATGATATTTTATCATCCTACAAACTAAACGCCATATCACAAGCATGTGGCAGGCTCTCACAAATGAAACAGTCAATCAAGAGAGGCAGAAAAACAAAGTCACCATTTGTCAGAAAGCAATATCTGACAAACTGCTATGGAATAAAAATTAACGGTTCATTATTGTCAATCCCATTCAAGTATCATCAGTCTGTAAACATCCTGCTAAATAATCACACTCTAAAAATACTGTCAGACCCAACCATGACTGTACATTCATTCTCACTGACTACCCTCAACATCAGTCTATATATCTCAAAAGAGATTGAAGAGATAGAATGTACCAAGATAGTTGGAATAGACAGAAACCTAAGAAACGTAACATGTGGCAATGACAGTCTAGTAACATTCTACAAGACAAACAAGTTACTCTCAATCAAACAAAACACAATTCATGCCAGAGCAGGATTCAAAAGAAACGATCACAGAAAGAAGAGACAATACTACAAGAATCTGCAACAAAGACTGCAGAATAGGACAAGACAGTTCATCCACAAAATCTCAAAAGATATTGTGAATCATGCAGTAAAGACAAAATCTGCAATTGCTTTTGAGGACTTGAAGGGAATCAGAAAACTGTACAGAAAGGGAAATGGTCAGGGAAACAAGTACAGAAGAAAGTTAAACGGCTGGCAGTTTTATGAACTGCAGAGACAGATGGAATACAAGGCATTGTGGATTGAAATCCCAGTTGTCTTTGTTGACCTAAAACGCACAAGCAAGCTGTGTCCAATATGCGGAAAGAGAATCCAAGAGGACAGGCAAAACAGACGTAAATTATTGTGCACTAATTGTGGCAAGAGCATGGACAAGGATGTAGTTGCATCCATGAACATTGCCCACAAGGCGTGGTCTAGGTTTAACCATGCTAGAGGCGATACAGGTGAAGCGACAAGTGAACTTTTCTCACGAATGATGGAACCCAAATCATTAAACTATGATGGTGTGGAAATCCAGATAGTAGATGTATCAAAGTCGAGGTCTCCATGA
- a CDS encoding AbrB/MazE/SpoVT family DNA-binding domain-containing protein yields MSESTLKTVSVSEKGQIAIPKEIQILLGIKKGDRLVLTAKNEKLLIQKATKVAKQIEVDFGPLTKMSEQTAKKLWDNKDDEIWNSF; encoded by the coding sequence ATGAGCGAATCTACACTGAAAACAGTGAGTGTGTCTGAAAAGGGTCAAATCGCAATACCAAAAGAGATTCAGATACTACTTGGAATCAAAAAAGGAGACAGATTAGTGCTTACTGCAAAAAATGAAAAACTGTTGATTCAAAAAGCTACAAAAGTTGCAAAACAAATTGAGGTGGATTTTGGACCTTTGACAAAAATGTCTGAACAAACTGCAAAAAAACTGTGGGACAATAAAGATGACGAGATCTGGAACAGTTTTTGA
- a CDS encoding type II toxin-antitoxin system PemK/MazF family toxin codes for MTRSGTVFESGDIVLVPFPFTNMSQTKLRPVFILSNRTYNRSSSDFVCCGITSNLSNKDHSVLLDLKDMKEGTIPKKSRIKFNKIFTLEKTLIIKKVGSVNSKILKSVKSSLFLLLG; via the coding sequence ATGACGAGATCTGGAACAGTTTTTGAGTCTGGAGATATTGTACTTGTTCCGTTTCCATTTACTAATATGTCACAGACAAAACTACGACCAGTTTTCATACTGTCAAATAGAACATACAATAGATCTTCATCAGACTTTGTATGCTGCGGTATTACTTCAAATCTGAGTAACAAAGATCATTCCGTTTTACTAGATCTAAAAGACATGAAAGAAGGAACCATTCCAAAAAAGAGTAGAATAAAATTCAACAAGATATTTACCTTAGAAAAAACATTGATCATAAAAAAAGTTGGCAGTGTAAATTCAAAAATATTAAAATCTGTAAAGTCATCACTTTTTTTGTTACTTGGGTAA
- the hisF gene encoding imidazole glycerol phosphate synthase subunit HisF yields MTLTKRIIPCLDVKNGRVVKGLNFESIKDAGDPVELAKKYSDEGADELVFLDITASDEQRETIKDLVRSVASVIDIPFTVGGGVKSLEDARNILLSGADKVGINTGAIKNPQVITELMELFGRQCVVVAIDAKRNYSIKENITIFSEDDKKFWFEVYIYGGKEGTGIDAIQWAKKVDGLGAGEILLTSIDRDGTKDGYDILLTKSIVDSVSVPVIASGGCGKPDDMVDVFKKSNVDAALAASIFHYETHGVKGVKTFLKEKKIPVRL; encoded by the coding sequence ATGACCTTAACAAAACGAATCATTCCCTGCCTTGATGTAAAAAATGGCAGAGTAGTAAAGGGACTTAATTTTGAATCAATTAAAGATGCAGGTGATCCAGTTGAATTAGCTAAAAAATATAGTGATGAAGGTGCCGATGAATTAGTATTTTTAGATATTACTGCATCTGATGAGCAAAGAGAAACAATCAAAGATTTAGTTAGAAGTGTTGCATCCGTAATTGACATTCCATTTACAGTTGGAGGTGGTGTTAAATCATTGGAGGATGCAAGAAACATTTTACTTAGTGGTGCTGATAAGGTGGGTATCAATACTGGAGCAATAAAAAATCCTCAAGTTATTACTGAACTAATGGAATTGTTTGGCCGTCAATGCGTTGTAGTTGCAATTGATGCTAAAAGAAATTATTCTATCAAAGAAAATATCACTATATTTTCAGAAGATGATAAAAAATTCTGGTTTGAGGTTTACATTTATGGTGGAAAAGAGGGAACTGGAATTGATGCAATACAGTGGGCAAAAAAGGTAGATGGTCTTGGTGCTGGAGAAATTTTACTTACCAGTATTGATAGAGATGGCACAAAAGACGGCTATGATATTTTACTTACAAAATCAATTGTTGACTCTGTATCTGTTCCCGTAATTGCATCTGGTGGTTGTGGGAAACCGGATGATATGGTTGATGTATTTAAAAAATCAAATGTAGATGCAGCTTTGGCAGCTTCCATTTTTCACTATGAAACTCATGGTGTAAAAGGAGTCAAAACATTCCTAAAAGAAAAAAAAATCCCTGTAAGATTGTAA
- the hisA gene encoding 1-(5-phosphoribosyl)-5-[(5-phosphoribosylamino)methylideneamino]imidazole-4-carboxamide isomerase codes for MKIIPAIDLMGGQVVRLYKGDPKQKTVYSDNPVEIAKKWEANGADMLHIVDLDAALGLGSNISIIKKILEQVTIPVEVAGGLRDESLILDIIKICDRVIIGTLAFKDQKLLKKLLLSLGAKKIVISVDHKDGEIVIHGWQDKTGINLIDSIKEFLEMGFTEFLLTNVSRDGTMEGPDLEFLEQACNLEKTNVIASGGISNIGDIKDVKEKDPYGVILGKALYENKITIEEAKKIA; via the coding sequence ATGAAAATTATACCTGCAATTGATCTTATGGGTGGACAAGTGGTTCGACTCTACAAAGGTGATCCAAAACAAAAAACCGTATATAGTGACAATCCTGTAGAAATTGCAAAAAAATGGGAAGCAAATGGTGCTGATATGCTGCATATAGTGGATTTAGATGCAGCTTTAGGATTGGGCTCTAACATTTCCATAATTAAAAAAATCTTGGAACAAGTAACAATACCAGTAGAAGTTGCTGGAGGTTTAAGGGATGAATCATTGATTTTAGATATAATCAAAATATGTGACAGAGTGATAATTGGAACTCTGGCATTTAAAGACCAAAAATTGTTAAAAAAATTACTCTTATCTTTAGGTGCTAAGAAAATTGTAATTTCTGTAGATCACAAAGATGGTGAAATTGTAATACATGGATGGCAAGATAAAACTGGAATAAACTTGATTGATTCTATCAAAGAATTCCTTGAAATGGGTTTTACAGAATTTTTACTAACAAATGTAAGTCGTGATGGGACTATGGAAGGTCCTGACTTGGAATTTTTGGAACAGGCTTGTAATCTAGAGAAAACAAATGTGATTGCAAGTGGTGGAATATCAAATATTGGTGATATTAAAGATGTTAAAGAAAAAGACCCGTATGGAGTAATACTTGGAAAGGCTCTTTATGAAAATAAGATCACAATAGAGGAAGCAAAAAAAATAGCATGA
- the hisH gene encoding imidazole glycerol phosphate synthase subunit HisH, with protein MVSVAIFDYGAGNIFSLKNSLEKAGATVDVITNFDEPNNYSGLLLPGVGNFDPAINSIRNYSKTEFKDYVGDMPVLGICLGMEMFFENSEEGQEKGLNVIDGKVIVLPPSLKVPHMGWNDLEIKRPGKILEGVDDGSWVYFVHSYRVKPSSDNVITAVSDYGIKIPAVVEQDNFIGTQFHPEKSSSVGKIMIKNFLDVCKK; from the coding sequence ATGGTTAGTGTAGCAATTTTTGATTACGGGGCTGGAAATATTTTCAGCTTGAAAAATTCCTTAGAAAAAGCAGGAGCTACAGTTGATGTCATAACAAACTTTGATGAACCCAACAACTACTCAGGTTTACTACTTCCTGGTGTGGGAAACTTTGATCCTGCTATTAATAGTATTAGAAATTATTCTAAAACTGAATTCAAAGATTATGTAGGGGATATGCCTGTACTTGGAATTTGTCTTGGAATGGAAATGTTTTTTGAAAATAGTGAAGAAGGACAAGAAAAGGGATTAAATGTAATTGATGGTAAAGTAATTGTACTGCCACCATCTCTAAAAGTTCCTCATATGGGGTGGAATGATCTTGAAATTAAAAGACCAGGTAAAATTCTTGAAGGTGTTGATGATGGTTCATGGGTTTACTTTGTACACTCTTACAGAGTTAAACCAAGTTCTGATAATGTGATTACTGCTGTTTCTGATTATGGTATTAAAATTCCAGCAGTAGTTGAACAAGATAATTTTATTGGTACTCAATTTCATCCAGAAAAATCAAGTTCTGTTGGAAAGATAATGATTAAGAATTTTCTTGATGTGTGTAAAAAATGA
- a CDS encoding imidazoleglycerol-phosphate dehydratase, which translates to MASRKASINRNTKETSVQVSVNIDGFGKTSIKTGISFLDHLIVSFGKHGMMDLKINAKSNDGIEHHLIEDTAITLGQAIDKALGSRIGITRFSYASVPMDESLAEASIDLIKRPFWKSTLLIKRSKIEDVSKEDLEHFFQSLLQNLNSCIHLTVKYGDNDHHKVEAAIKSLAVAFRNASTLDKKQKGIPSTKGSM; encoded by the coding sequence ATGGCCTCCAGAAAAGCATCAATCAATCGAAATACCAAAGAAACTAGCGTTCAAGTATCTGTAAACATTGATGGATTTGGAAAAACAAGCATCAAAACCGGCATTAGTTTCCTTGATCATCTGATTGTATCTTTTGGGAAACATGGTATGATGGATTTGAAGATTAATGCAAAATCAAATGATGGAATTGAACACCATCTCATTGAGGATACTGCAATTACACTAGGACAAGCAATTGATAAAGCACTGGGGTCAAGAATCGGAATTACAAGATTTAGTTATGCATCAGTTCCAATGGATGAATCTCTAGCTGAGGCATCAATTGATTTGATAAAGCGCCCGTTTTGGAAATCAACTCTGTTAATTAAGCGAAGTAAAATCGAAGATGTCTCTAAAGAAGATCTTGAACACTTTTTCCAATCATTACTGCAAAATCTTAACAGCTGCATTCACCTTACTGTAAAGTATGGAGATAATGATCATCACAAAGTTGAAGCTGCCATAAAATCACTTGCTGTTGCATTTCGAAATGCATCCACATTAGATAAAAAACAAAAAGGAATTCCAAGTACTAAAGGTTCAATGTAA
- a CDS encoding phosphatase: MTLTNKSDGIYIDNSCIDVLDEIDAVIFDCDGVLIDITKSYDLAIIKTTKYILETFAKINDSIDVDFKIIDGFKSTGGFNDEVDLTYAAIISLVAAKKLQKDPSSFIFDMIKNSDSTGIESVEKHLKNLTDVSEIKKQLSYPGPHHENILYQIFDQIFYGPELYYKLFGKQSKFNAPGLIEQDDVILNDFLLEKLQNKFDSKIAMVTGRGKESVSYSLKELLQKFDLKNSAFLEDESRELAKPNPKSLLDSIIGMNSICTLYVGDSMEDFIMAKKATDLGHKTIFCGIIGTSKNPQEKLELFERNDAILVLDSIDLLPKVLNLE, from the coding sequence ATGACTTTAACAAACAAATCTGATGGGATTTACATTGATAACTCATGCATTGATGTATTGGATGAAATTGATGCTGTAATATTTGATTGTGATGGTGTCTTAATTGATATTACAAAATCATATGATTTGGCAATCATTAAAACTACTAAGTACATCTTGGAGACTTTTGCAAAAATTAACGACTCTATAGATGTTGATTTTAAAATAATTGATGGATTCAAATCTACTGGTGGATTCAATGATGAGGTTGATCTCACATATGCTGCAATAATCTCTCTAGTGGCAGCAAAAAAGTTACAAAAAGATCCGTCCAGTTTTATTTTTGATATGATAAAAAATTCCGATTCCACTGGTATTGAATCTGTAGAAAAACATCTGAAAAACCTAACTGATGTCTCTGAAATCAAAAAACAATTATCCTATCCTGGTCCACATCATGAAAATATTTTGTATCAAATTTTTGATCAAATTTTTTATGGACCAGAATTGTATTACAAGTTATTTGGAAAACAATCAAAATTCAACGCTCCAGGGTTAATAGAACAGGACGATGTGATTTTAAATGATTTTTTACTTGAAAAATTGCAAAATAAATTTGATTCAAAAATTGCCATGGTGACTGGTAGAGGAAAAGAATCAGTTAGTTACTCATTAAAGGAATTATTGCAAAAATTTGATTTAAAAAATTCAGCATTCCTCGAAGATGAATCACGAGAACTTGCAAAACCTAATCCTAAATCCCTTCTAGACTCCATTATTGGAATGAATAGTATCTGTACATTATATGTTGGAGATTCAATGGAGGATTTTATAATGGCAAAAAAAGCCACTGATTTGGGCCACAAAACAATTTTTTGTGGAATTATAGGTACAAGTAAAAATCCTCAAGAAAAACTTGAATTATTTGAGAGAAATGATGCTATCCTAGTATTGGATTCTATTGACTTACTTCCAAAGGTATTAAATTTAGAATAA
- the hisC gene encoding histidinol-phosphate transaminase produces the protein MKKNWFDEKIKKYSSIGGYKKPDLLKDAVKLDSNENYVIPKQFQNDILLSAKKKSDVREYPLGGVERLIDMISKFIKIPSSMIGIGNGSDQILDLILSNFASKETKVLTSNPTFGFFEERCKLYSIPLIAIPFSNTMKLDIKDFIKQSSDAEILYLDSPNNPTGFQFPKNELQKLVKSFEGLVIIDEAYGEFGDYSLANMVKTHENLIVVQTLSKSFGLAGLRLGYFIANKKFTDTFMNVLQYPYPLSTITIEAGISALEKANLMNDAVNIIKTERKRIIETLRKYDSFEVFDSKANFVLFDAHGSYKRVFAALAEQGISIRKLGKIGNHEGCLRVSIGTKEMNSKFLLAIRDLLG, from the coding sequence ATGAAAAAAAATTGGTTTGATGAAAAAATTAAAAAATACTCTTCTATTGGAGGTTACAAAAAACCTGATCTTCTTAAAGATGCCGTAAAACTTGATTCAAATGAAAACTATGTAATTCCAAAACAGTTTCAAAATGACATACTTTTATCAGCAAAAAAAAAATCTGACGTACGAGAATATCCACTAGGTGGTGTAGAGCGATTAATTGACATGATATCTAAATTCATTAAAATCCCTTCCTCAATGATAGGTATTGGAAATGGTTCTGATCAAATTTTAGATTTGATCCTTTCTAATTTTGCATCAAAAGAAACCAAAGTTCTTACATCAAATCCTACATTTGGATTTTTTGAAGAGCGCTGTAAACTATATTCAATTCCTTTGATTGCAATTCCATTTTCAAACACTATGAAACTAGACATTAAAGATTTCATAAAACAATCCAGTGATGCAGAAATTCTTTATCTTGACTCTCCCAATAATCCTACTGGATTTCAATTCCCAAAAAATGAATTACAAAAACTCGTGAAATCTTTTGAGGGTCTTGTGATAATTGATGAGGCATATGGAGAATTTGGTGATTATTCTCTTGCCAACATGGTAAAAACCCATGAAAATTTGATTGTTGTACAGACTTTATCAAAATCATTTGGATTGGCAGGACTTAGATTGGGATATTTTATTGCAAATAAGAAATTCACTGATACTTTTATGAATGTACTACAATATCCATATCCTCTAAGTACTATTACTATTGAAGCTGGAATTTCAGCTTTAGAAAAAGCAAATCTAATGAATGATGCAGTAAATATCATCAAGACTGAAAGAAAAAGAATTATTGAAACTCTACGGAAATATGATTCCTTTGAAGTCTTTGATTCCAAGGCTAATTTTGTGCTTTTTGATGCTCATGGTTCCTACAAACGAGTATTTGCAGCACTTGCAGAGCAAGGAATCTCAATTCGTAAATTAGGGAAAATTGGTAATCATGAAGGATGTCTTAGAGTTTCAATTGGTACTAAAGAGATGAACTCAAAATTCTTATTGGCAATTCGTGATTTGTTGGGATGA
- the hisD gene encoding histidinol dehydrogenase yields the protein MRIIKVNNIEKFASEILPKQPQKNKSIVESILKNVKKNGDDALRKYEKKFSKANISSLRLSQVEIKNAYYKISKSELDALYLAKTRLEKTESAIKSLLKNKTINNDGIKIIKKFVPIQSTGCYIPGGLARYPSSAIMSIVPAKVAGVPRIAVVSPPNSDGKVDPLTIVAADICGANEIYKTGGVQAIAALSFGTKTISKVDKIVGPGGTFVTSAKSLISEQTGIDMLAGPTELGIIADNSANPKFIALDLISQAEHSSDTFCYLITTSEKLAKSVSNTISELLPQIQRANFVKASLKNNGFIAICKTQSDMVKLANLLSPEHLQIMTKNPESISSKITTSGLILLGNDTPSSASDYVLGSNHILPTSGFGKIRGSLSVLDFMKISTQVKCSKSSLSKLSKHLQVLTKAEGLFNHYESVRGRLK from the coding sequence ATAAGAATAATCAAAGTAAATAACATTGAAAAGTTTGCATCTGAAATTCTTCCAAAACAGCCTCAAAAAAACAAATCCATCGTTGAATCCATTTTAAAGAATGTAAAAAAAAATGGTGATGATGCATTACGAAAATATGAAAAAAAATTCAGCAAGGCAAATATCTCTTCATTACGTTTATCTCAAGTTGAAATAAAAAATGCATATTACAAGATATCAAAATCTGAACTTGATGCTCTATATTTAGCAAAAACAAGACTAGAAAAAACAGAATCTGCTATCAAATCTCTTTTAAAAAATAAAACAATTAACAATGATGGAATAAAGATCATCAAAAAATTTGTTCCAATTCAAAGTACAGGATGCTACATACCAGGAGGATTGGCAAGATATCCAAGTTCTGCAATAATGTCTATAGTTCCAGCAAAAGTTGCAGGAGTTCCTAGAATTGCAGTTGTATCTCCTCCAAACTCTGATGGTAAAGTTGATCCATTGACAATTGTTGCTGCAGATATTTGTGGCGCAAATGAAATATACAAAACAGGTGGTGTGCAAGCAATTGCTGCGCTATCATTTGGAACAAAAACTATTTCCAAAGTTGATAAAATAGTTGGTCCTGGTGGTACATTTGTTACTAGTGCAAAATCTCTAATCAGTGAACAAACTGGAATTGATATGCTTGCAGGTCCTACAGAATTAGGAATTATTGCAGATAATTCAGCAAATCCAAAATTTATTGCCTTGGATTTAATTTCTCAAGCAGAACATAGCAGTGATACTTTTTGCTATCTTATTACTACTTCAGAAAAACTTGCAAAGTCAGTAAGTAATACGATTTCTGAATTATTGCCTCAAATTCAAAGAGCAAATTTTGTAAAAGCAAGTCTAAAAAATAATGGATTTATTGCAATTTGTAAAACACAATCTGATATGGTAAAACTTGCAAATCTCTTGTCTCCTGAACATCTACAAATAATGACAAAAAATCCTGAATCAATTTCCTCCAAAATAACTACTTCAGGTCTTATTTTACTTGGAAATGATACTCCTTCTTCTGCTAGTGACTATGTTTTAGGCTCAAATCACATCCTTCCTACCAGCGGATTTGGAAAAATTCGTGGTTCACTTTCAGTTTTGGATTTTATGAAAATTAGTACTCAAGTTAAATGCTCAAAATCATCATTGTCAAAACTTTCAAAACATCTACAAGTTTTAACAAAAGCTGAAGGACTATTCAATCATTATGAATCAGTTAGAGGTAGATTGAAATGA
- the hisG gene encoding ATP phosphoribosyltransferase has protein sequence MTEVKFAIPKGSLEEATFKLLEKSWTKVNRKSRTYRVYLDDPNIIVKMLRPQEIPTLVAEGLYDVGITGKDWVGETNSDVEAILDLEYGKIRLVIAFPDKYHYKTLDEMIADYGKKKKTLRISSEYLTTASKFLKQSKSYKKYHGSKDPLIVTPWVRLGTNKNVQIHLSFGATEAKPPEDVDAIMDVTETGTTLKQNKLKIVDEVLTSTAHLIVNKKSLKDPKKREKIFDIVTLMRGAVHGRKYLHIYLNVEEKNLKKLLAEMPSLKRPTVSPLSEEGWFGINTVIKKEEFHKLIPKLRKIAQGLVVHEPRQILELEEIKRDEEN, from the coding sequence ATGACTGAAGTAAAATTTGCTATTCCTAAAGGAAGTTTAGAAGAGGCTACTTTCAAATTATTAGAAAAATCTTGGACTAAAGTTAATCGAAAGAGTAGAACCTATCGAGTGTATTTGGATGATCCAAATATCATTGTAAAGATGCTCCGTCCCCAAGAAATTCCAACTCTAGTTGCAGAAGGACTGTATGATGTAGGAATTACAGGCAAAGATTGGGTGGGGGAAACAAATTCTGACGTTGAAGCTATTTTGGATTTAGAATATGGAAAAATCAGACTAGTAATAGCTTTTCCTGATAAATATCATTATAAAACTCTCGATGAAATGATTGCAGATTACGGAAAAAAGAAAAAAACACTTCGTATCTCTTCGGAATATCTTACAACTGCATCTAAATTTCTAAAACAATCAAAGTCTTATAAAAAATATCATGGTTCCAAAGATCCACTAATTGTAACACCTTGGGTTAGATTGGGAACAAACAAAAATGTTCAAATTCATTTATCATTTGGTGCAACTGAAGCAAAACCTCCTGAAGATGTAGATGCTATAATGGATGTAACTGAAACTGGAACAACATTAAAACAAAATAAACTAAAAATTGTTGATGAAGTACTTACATCCACTGCACATTTGATTGTAAACAAAAAATCGCTAAAAGATCCAAAAAAACGTGAAAAAATATTTGATATTGTTACTCTTATGAGAGGTGCTGTTCATGGTAGAAAATATTTGCACATTTACCTAAATGTAGAGGAAAAAAATCTAAAGAAACTTTTAGCAGAGATGCCTTCACTCAAAAGACCTACTGTTAGTCCATTAAGTGAGGAAGGATGGTTTGGAATAAACACAGTCATAAAAAAAGAAGAATTTCACAAACTCATTCCTAAACTCCGAAAGATTGCTCAAGGTCTTGTAGTTCATGAACCACGACAAATTCTTGAGCTTGAGGAGATCAAACGTGACGAAGAAAATTGA